The genomic segment GGAGGTATAAAAGCTTACGATAAGCAGCGCCAGCATCACTAACCCAAACGCCGCCAGCGGTGAGCTGACATTTTGCAGCGCCATCAGGATGGGCACAGTGCAAAGCGTTGCAAGTGCGCTGAAGCATAGCATTGAGCTGCGGCGGCCAATACGGTCAGAGAGCGCGCCAAAAAAAGGCTGTAACAGCATGAACACCAGCAGCGCGGCGGTCATCACCATACTCGCCGTATTCGCATGCATTCCCGCCGTGTTGACGAGATATTTCTGCATATACGTCGTGAACGTGTAGAAGCTCAGTGAACCGGCCGCGGTAAACCCGAGAACCATCATAAATGCCCGTCGGTTACGCCACAGGCCCTTCATCGAGCCGGCTTCTTTGAGCGCGCGGGTTTCCTGCTGTGAGGTTTCCTCCAGCGAGCGGCGAAGCCAGAGTGCCACCACCGCCAGCACCGCGCCGAGCGCGAACGGAATGCGCCAGCCCCAGGCGCGCAAATCCGCATCGGATAAAACCTGCTGAAGAACCACGACAACCAGCAGCGCCATCAACTGACCGCCAATCAGGGTGACATACTGGAACGAGGCGTAAAACCCTTTGCGACCTTCAATCGCGACTTCGCTCATATAGGTCGCGCTGGTGCCATATTCACCGCCCACAGAAAGCCCCTGAAACAGACGCGCCAGTAAGAGCAGCAGCGGCGCCCAGGTGCCGATGACCGCGTAGCCCGGCAGACAGGCGATCACCAGCGAGCCAAAACACATCATACAGACGGAAATCAGCATGGAGGTTTTGCGTCCGTGTTTATCGGCAATGTAACCAAAGAGCCAGCCGCCAATGGGACGCATCAAAAAACCGGCGGCAAAGATGCCCGCCGTTTGCAGCAGCTGCGTCGTACTGTTACCGGTGGGGAAAAAGATATGCGCAAAATAGAGCGAGCAGAACGAATAGACATAGAAGTCGAACCACTCCACCAGGTTGCCTGACGAAGCACCGACAATGGCCCAGACCCGACGCCGGGTATCGCTTGCGGTCAGTGACGGTTTGTCCGCTCGCGTCGTAATTTCTGTCATTTTTTTCTCCTGATCCTGCCCTGGCGCACGCTGCTTTCAGGGCACTAAACGGCAACGAAATGCCGCAATGTTAACTTTATGTTAACAAAATTTCCGTGAGGGAACGGGAATTTTACGCTTCGCTAGCCCCACTTTTCCTGGTGCGCTTTTTTACGGCGTAAATAGTCTTCATCGGCCCGGATGCGATCCCACCATCCCTTAAACACCGTCGCGGCTGCCGCTTTCACCGGATCGTTGCCGCGCGTATTGAGATTACGATCTTCATCGTACTTTTTACCGCCCTTGTAATTCGCATAGCGCCGGGCGCGCGTATAACCCATCTGAATGAATTTGCGCGCCATATCCATGCCTACGAAATCGTCCTTTTCGCGGTATTCCTCAAAGAGCTGATAGATTTTTTCTGCCGAGGTTTTGGCGCTTTCTTCATCTTTGTAACGCCAGTAAGGAAGGATTTCGCTCTTGTAAGGCTCAACCAGCAGTACACCCTGTTCACCACGACCTACCTGATAGCGCTCCGGGTGCGCGCGAAAATCGATGCGAGAGAAATCCTGCTCGTAGTTAAACGTTTTGCTGGCCACCATAAAATGCCTCCTCCTTTTACGACTCGTATAACCATAGCAGGCTTCAGAGAACTCCCGCTTTTCGCTTACCGCCGCGAAGTGAACTACCCTTCAACAGGTTACCTTTCGAGCGCAGCTCAGGAGCTATGCGCATACTCACCTGACGCGAGGCACGATAATGACGAAAAAAACCAGCGACTTTTTTGTAGAGCGACTTAAAGCGTGGGGCGTTACCCGCATTTATGGCTATCCGGGCGACGGAATTAACGGCGTGCTGGGCGCGCTGCAGCGCGCCGATAAGGCAGGCGACGGCATTGAGTTTATCCAGGTTCGCCATGAAGAGATGGCGGCTTTTATGGCCTGCGCTCATGCTAAATTTACGGGGGAACCCGGCGTTTGCCTTTCTACCGGTGGGCCGGGTGCCACGCACCTGTTGACCGGCCTGTATGACGCGCAAATGGACCATATGCCAGTTATCGCTATTGCAGGCCAGGCGGAGGCGACGGCTCGCGGGGCTACGTACCAGCAGGAGCTTAACCTCGATCGCGTTTTCAGCGATGTGGCAAGCTTTGTCCAGGAGGCGGCGACGCCTGCACAATTACGTCATCTGGTAGATCGCGGCGTGCGAATAGCGAAAGCCAATAATGGGGTGACGGTGTTGATCCTGCCAAAAGATATTCAGGATGAGCCGTGGCAGGAGCCGGAACATGCGCATGGCTTTACGCATTCGGGGCCTGGCTATCAGCGTCCGCATGTGATCCCGCATCAGTATGACCTTCAGCGTGCTGCAGATATCCTCAATGACGGCAAAAAAGTGGCTATCCTGATTGGCGCGGGCGCGCGCGAAGCGGCTGTCGAAGTGGTGCAGACGGCGAATCTGCTCGGTGCGGGTGTCGCCAAGGCGCTTCTGGGTAAAGACGTGCTGCCCGATGATGCCCCCTTCGTAACCGGCTGTATCGGTCTGTTGGGCACCGAACCATCGTGGGACCTGATGCAGGACTGCGATACGTTACTGATGATAGGTACTGGATTCCCGTGGACCGAATTTCTGCCGAAAGAAGGCCAGGCGCGGGCAGTGCAGATTGATATTGATGCCTCAATGCTCGGCCTGCGCTACCCGGTAGAAGTGAATCTGCACGGCGATGCCGTAAGTACGCTACAGGCGCTATTACCGCTGCTGAAGCGTAAAGAAGATCGCCACTGGCAGGAGAAGATAGCCGTTTCCGTCCAGGCGTGGTGGGAGAAAATAGAAGCGCGCGCGATGGCTAAAGCAAGCCCGGTCAATCCCCAGCGCGTGGTATGGGAGATGTCGCCGCTGCTGCCGGATAACGCAATAGTAACCTCGGATTCTGGCTCCTGCGCTAACTGGTTCGCCCGGGATTTCCGCGTAAAACAAGGACAGCGGGCGTCACTTTCAGGCGGACTGGCCTGTATGGGCGCGGCGGTACCGTATGCTATTGCCGCGAAATTCGCCTTCTCAGGAAAACCGGTTGTGGCGCTGGTCGGCGATGGCGCGATGCAGATGAATAACATGGCGGAGCTGATTACTATCCAGAAATACTGGCAGCGCTGGTCCGATCCTCGTCTTATTGTCTGCGTTTTTAATAATCAGGATCTCAACCAGGTTACATGGGAACAGCGCATTATGGAGGGCAATCCGCGTTTCGCTGCGACGCAGGATGTCCCTGACGTACCGTATGCGAAGTTTGCCGAGTCGATAGGGCTTAAAGGGATTTATGTCGACGATCCGGAGCAGTTGCAGACCGCCTGGCAAGAGGCGCTGGCTGCTGACCGTCCGGTCGTGCTGGAAGTTAAAACCGATCCGGAAGTCGCTCCACTACCGCCGCACATTACCTTTGCCCAGGCGAAAGGCTTTATGTCATCGATGGCAAAAGGCGATCGCTCAACCGGAAAAGTGCTCGCGGATACCGCCAGCCAGGTACTCAACACTGTGTTACCAGGTAAAAAGGCGTAACGATACGGCTCCTCAGCCAGCCTGACTGAGGAGCCAAAAGATTATTTACGTAACAGTTTTTGCAGGCGCCGCTGCTGCCACTGTTGGATCCAGTCGCGCATCAAAAAAACGCGCAACCCTTTCAGCAGTAATAACCCACCCCAGATCAGTATCACCCAAAGTGACCAGTGACTTTCGGGCGCTGTAAGCCGATTGAGCAGGAATAGCGCGCCGCAGACCACCATCGCCGTCGCCAGGCTGCGGTAAAAACGACGTTCCTCATTAATACGCTGGCGCGCAAGTGTGATTGCATCATCCAGCGGGCCTGCGGCAGTGAGTGGCGCATCGCTTAGCGCTTCAACAGGAGTTTCAAACACGGCAGCCAGTGCGCTGAGCGTTTCGAGCGATGGCGGCTCGCCCTTCTCTATGCGTTGGATAGTTCGTACACTGACTGACGCAAGTTCAGCAAGTTGTTCCTGAGACCAGGCGCGAGCAAGACGAAGCGCGCGGATTTGATTGTCCGTCTTCATAACTGAGACCTTCTGTATAAAGAATGTGTTAAACAGTATCGCGTCCTGAGTGCGAATACCGCCACGACACAAACCTGACAGTAACCTGACAGCATAGCGACAGTCCGTCGACACGGTGCTTCAGGAAGAGTGGTGAAATCAGAATATGCCCTGGTGTGGGGTTGGACAAGCCAGGAAAAGAGGGATAGCAAGGAGCTTGCTGTCCCGGGCAGGGCATCGCGAAATTAGCAGCAGATGCGACGGGATTGCCGTTGCCGATGATGTCCCGCAGCCATCTTTCGGCGTGCCGATTCTTAACCTCAACGCGCTATGACAGAGTGCCGTGTCTAATGCGCACCGGCAAACCGTAAGAGGCTGGATGCGGAGATGGTGAAAGAAGTGCTGGACACAATGATTGGTCTCGCGGAGTCCGGCATGACGATGCTGTGCGTGACCCATGAAATGGGGTTTGCCCGTACCGTCGCAGACAGGGTGATTTTTATGGATCGCGGGGAGATCGTCGAGCAGGCTCCGCCGCAGGACTTTTTCTCCAATCCGGAATCAGAGCGCACCCGCGCGTTTCTGTACCAGGTGATTCACTAATTCTTATCTGCCCCGTCGTTCTGGCGGGGCATTTTTTGCTTTTTTCAGGTATGTATTGTGGCAGGCATGGCGTTTACTTCAGACAGGGAGGCGCGGTTGTCTGTCGCTGCGGGACGCCATGCAGAAACAGCGACGCGCAGCGGATGCACCGGCGCTGGTGTACCCTGAAGCGGCAGGCAGTAAATTAGTGCCTGAGCAACAGCAACGGAAGCCGTATGAAGCGGCTGTGATGACAGGAGCCGGAAGGTAATGACGCCCCGCGGGCCGTGCGTGCCCCGGGCGCAAAAAGCAAAACCCCCTCAGCAGTGCTGAGGGGTTCTTTATTTGATGCCTGGCAGTTCCCTACTCTCGCATGGGGAGACCCCACACTACCATCGGCGCTACGGCGTTTCACTTCTGAGTTCGGCATGGGGTCAGGTGGGACCACCGCGCTACAGCCGCCAGGCAAATTCTGTTTCCCGCCGCCTTCCGGCCACAGGATTTATCCGTCACAAGCTGAATTGTCTCTCAACACGCCAGACTTCTTTGGCGTTGTAAGGTTAAGCCTCACGGTTCATTAGTACCGGTTAGCTCAACGCATCGCTGCGCTTACACACCCGGCCTATCAACGTCGTCGTCTTCAACGTTCCTTCAGGAGACTTATAGTCTCAGGGAGAACTCATCTCGGGGCAAGTTTCGTGCTTAGATGCTTTCAGCACTTATCTCTTCCGCATTTAGCTACCGGGCAGTGCCATTGGCATGACAACCCGAACACCAGTGATGCGTCCACTCCGGTCCTCTCGTACTGGGAGCAGCCCCCCTCAATTCTCCAGCGCCCACGGCAGATAGGGACCGAACTGTCTCACGACGTTCTAAACCCAGCTCGCGTACCACTTTAAATGGCGAACAGCCATACCCTTGGGACCTACTTCAGCCCCAGGATGTGATGAGCCGACATCGAGGTGCCAAACACCGCCGTCGATATGAACTCTTGGGCGGTATCAGCCTGTTATCCCCGGAGTACCTTTTATCCGTTGAGCGATGGCCCTTCCATACAGAACCACCGGATCACTATGACCTGCTTTCGCACCTGCTCGAGCCGTCACTCTCGCAGTCAAGCCAGCTTATGCCATTGCACTAACCTCCTGATGTCCGACCAGGATTAGCTGACCTTCGTGCTCCTCCGTTACACTTTGGGAGGAGACCGCCCCAGTCAAACTACCCACCAGACACTGTCCCCACGCCGGATCACGGCGCCAGGTTAGAACATCAAACATTAAAGGGTGGTATTTCAAGGTTGGCTCCACGCAGACTGGCGTCCACGCTTCAAAGCCTCCCACCTATCCTACACATCAAGGCTCAATGTTCAGTGTCAAGCTGTAGTAAAGGTTCACGGGGTCTTTCCGTCTTGCCGCGGGTACACTGCATCTTCACAGCGAGTTCAATTTCACTGAGTCTCGGGTGGAGACAGCCTGGCCATCATTACGCCATTCGTGCAGGTCGGAACTTACCCGACAAGGAATTTCGCTACCTTAGGACCGTTATAGTTACGGCCGCCGTTTACCGGGGCTTCGATCAGGAGCTTCTCTTGCGATAACCCCATCAATTAACCTTCCGGCACCGGGCAGGCGTCACACCGTATACGTCCACTTTCGTGTTTGCACAGTGCTGTGTTTTTAATAAACAGTTGCAGCCAGCTGGTATCTTCGACTGACTTCAGCTCCACCCGCAGGGGCTTCACCTACATGTCAGCGTGCCTTCTCCCGAAGTTACGGCACCATTTTGCCTAGTTCCTTCACCCGAGTTCTCTCAAGCGCCTTGGTATTCTCTACCTGACCACCTGTGTCGGTTTGGGGTACGATTTCGTGTTACCTGATGCTTAGAGGCTTTTCCTGGAAGCAGGGCATTTGTTACTTCAGCACCGTAGTGCCTCGTCATCACGCCTCAGTGTTAAAGTGAACCGGATTTACCTGGAACACACACCTACACGCTTAAACCGGGACAACCGTCGCCCGGCTAACATAGCCTTCTCCGTCCCCCCTTCGCAGTAACACCAAGTACAGGAATATTAACCTGTTTCCCATCGACTACGCCTTTCGGCCTCGCCTTAGGGGTCGACTCACCCTGCCCCGATTAACGTTGGACAGGAACCCTTGGTCTTCCGGCGAGCGGGCTTTTCACCCGCTTTATCGTTACTTATGTCAGCATTCGCACTTCTGATACCTCCAGCATGCCTCACAGCACACCTTCACAGGCTTACAGAACGCTCCCCTACCCAACAACACATAAGTGTCGCTGCCGCAGCTTCGGTGCATGGTTTAGCCCCGTTACATCTTCCGCGCAGGCCGACTCGACCAGTGAGCTATTACGCTTTCTTTAAATGATGGCTGCTTCTAAGCCAACATCCTGGCTGTCTGGGCCTTCCCACATCGTTTCCCACTTAACCATGACTTTGGGACCTTAGCTGGCGGTCTGGGTTGTTTCCCTCTTCACGACGGACGTTAGCACCCGCCGTGTGTCTCCCGTGATAACATTCTTCGGTATTCGCAGTTTGCATCGGGTTGGTAAGCCGGGATGGCCCCCTAGCCGAAACAGTGCTCTACCCCCGAAGATGAGTTCACGAGGCGCTACCTAAATAGCTTTCGGGGAGAACCAGCTATCTCCCGGTTTGATTGGCCTTTCACCCCCAGCCACAGGTCATCCGCTAATTTTTCAACATTAGTCGGTTCGGTCCTCCAGTTAGTGTTACCCAACCTTCAACCTGCCCATGGCTAGATCACCGGGTTTCGGGTCTATACCCTGCAACTTAACGCCCAATTAAGACTCGGTTTCCCTTCGGCTCCCCTATACGGTTAACCTTGCTACAGAATATAAGTCGCTGACCCATTATACAAAAG from the Cronobacter condimenti 1330 genome contains:
- a CDS encoding DUF4385 domain-containing protein: MASKTFNYEQDFSRIDFRAHPERYQVGRGEQGVLLVEPYKSEILPYWRYKDEESAKTSAEKIYQLFEEYREKDDFVGMDMARKFIQMGYTRARRYANYKGGKKYDEDRNLNTRGNDPVKAAAATVFKGWWDRIRADEDYLRRKKAHQEKWG
- a CDS encoding thiamine pyrophosphate-requiring protein is translated as MTKKTSDFFVERLKAWGVTRIYGYPGDGINGVLGALQRADKAGDGIEFIQVRHEEMAAFMACAHAKFTGEPGVCLSTGGPGATHLLTGLYDAQMDHMPVIAIAGQAEATARGATYQQELNLDRVFSDVASFVQEAATPAQLRHLVDRGVRIAKANNGVTVLILPKDIQDEPWQEPEHAHGFTHSGPGYQRPHVIPHQYDLQRAADILNDGKKVAILIGAGAREAAVEVVQTANLLGAGVAKALLGKDVLPDDAPFVTGCIGLLGTEPSWDLMQDCDTLLMIGTGFPWTEFLPKEGQARAVQIDIDASMLGLRYPVEVNLHGDAVSTLQALLPLLKRKEDRHWQEKIAVSVQAWWEKIEARAMAKASPVNPQRVVWEMSPLLPDNAIVTSDSGSCANWFARDFRVKQGQRASLSGGLACMGAAVPYAIAAKFAFSGKPVVALVGDGAMQMNNMAELITIQKYWQRWSDPRLIVCVFNNQDLNQVTWEQRIMEGNPRFAATQDVPDVPYAKFAESIGLKGIYVDDPEQLQTAWQEALAADRPVVLEVKTDPEVAPLPPHITFAQAKGFMSSMAKGDRSTGKVLADTASQVLNTVLPGKKA
- a CDS encoding MFS transporter produces the protein MTEITTRADKPSLTASDTRRRVWAIVGASSGNLVEWFDFYVYSFCSLYFAHIFFPTGNSTTQLLQTAGIFAAGFLMRPIGGWLFGYIADKHGRKTSMLISVCMMCFGSLVIACLPGYAVIGTWAPLLLLLARLFQGLSVGGEYGTSATYMSEVAIEGRKGFYASFQYVTLIGGQLMALLVVVVLQQVLSDADLRAWGWRIPFALGAVLAVVALWLRRSLEETSQQETRALKEAGSMKGLWRNRRAFMMVLGFTAAGSLSFYTFTTYMQKYLVNTAGMHANTASMVMTAALLVFMLLQPFFGALSDRIGRRSSMLCFSALATLCTVPILMALQNVSSPLAAFGLVMLALLIVSFYTSISGIVKAEMFPAQVRALGVGLSYAVANALFGGSAEYVALSLKALGSETAFFWYVSAMGAVAFLVSLKLHSKGKGMRL
- a CDS encoding helix-turn-helix domain-containing protein; amino-acid sequence: MKTDNQIRALRLARAWSQEQLAELASVSVRTIQRIEKGEPPSLETLSALAAVFETPVEALSDAPLTAAGPLDDAITLARQRINEERRFYRSLATAMVVCGALFLLNRLTAPESHWSLWVILIWGGLLLLKGLRVFLMRDWIQQWQQRRLQKLLRK